Proteins found in one Paenibacillus borealis genomic segment:
- a CDS encoding NUDIX hydrolase produces MSKKSKTIIVAVKGVILYQGRILLIKRAAADSAGAGSWECAGGKIEFGESLEAALEREILEETGLAVTTKRILYAVTLLTDPARQVVIITYLCGALRDEVQLSEEHTDYRWCTVSDMNALLPPQIIADFTEHGIFELEGLLQ; encoded by the coding sequence ATGTCCAAAAAATCAAAAACCATCATTGTTGCCGTCAAAGGTGTAATCCTGTATCAGGGCAGAATCTTGCTTATCAAGCGGGCAGCCGCTGATTCGGCAGGTGCCGGAAGCTGGGAGTGTGCCGGAGGCAAAATCGAATTCGGTGAAAGCCTGGAGGCCGCACTGGAAAGGGAAATTCTCGAGGAAACCGGACTTGCAGTAACGACAAAACGTATTCTTTACGCGGTAACCCTGCTCACGGACCCTGCGAGACAGGTAGTGATTATCACTTATCTATGCGGGGCGCTCCGGGATGAAGTCCAGCTCTCGGAAGAGCATACCGATTACCGCTGGTGCACCGTGAGCGACATGAACGCACTGCTGCCGCCGCAGATTATCGCTGATTTTACAGAACACGGCATTTTTGAACTCGAAGGGTTATTACAGTAA
- a CDS encoding SDR family oxidoreductase, whose amino-acid sequence MPDTSKQPVKTLPPQVQDQQPGIESEMNPLPEFETSAYKAAGKLLGKAALITGGDSGIGRAVAVHFAKEGADVVISYLNEHEDAEETKRQVEQEGRKCILISGDIGVEAFCQDLINKTVEGLGKLDILINNAAEQHPQDKIEDITAEQLERTFRTNIFSMFYLTKAAMPHLKKGSTIINTTSITAYRGSPQLLDYSSTKGAILSFTRSLSMNLADKGIRVNAVAPGPIWTPLIPSTFDAKKVSEFGGTQPMKRPGQPEELAPAYVYLASDDSSYVSGQVMHVNGGEIVNG is encoded by the coding sequence ATGCCAGACACCAGCAAACAACCCGTCAAAACCCTGCCTCCGCAGGTACAGGACCAGCAGCCCGGAATTGAGAGCGAGATGAACCCGCTTCCGGAGTTTGAAACCTCGGCTTACAAAGCAGCAGGTAAGCTGCTGGGCAAAGCCGCGCTTATTACCGGGGGCGACAGCGGAATCGGGCGTGCGGTTGCCGTTCATTTTGCCAAAGAAGGCGCAGATGTAGTCATCTCCTATCTGAATGAGCACGAAGATGCGGAAGAGACCAAACGCCAGGTGGAGCAGGAGGGGCGGAAGTGTATTCTGATCTCCGGTGATATCGGGGTCGAGGCCTTCTGTCAGGATCTGATTAATAAAACCGTTGAGGGACTCGGCAAGCTGGACATCCTGATCAACAATGCGGCAGAGCAGCATCCGCAGGATAAGATTGAGGACATTACCGCCGAGCAGCTAGAGCGGACGTTCCGGACGAATATTTTCTCCATGTTCTATCTGACCAAGGCAGCGATGCCCCATCTGAAAAAAGGCTCCACAATCATCAACACCACGTCCATCACGGCGTACCGTGGCAGCCCGCAGCTGCTGGATTATTCGTCCACCAAAGGGGCAATTCTCAGCTTCACCCGCTCCCTGTCGATGAATCTGGCGGACAAAGGCATCCGCGTGAATGCGGTAGCACCTGGCCCGATTTGGACGCCGCTGATTCCGTCTACTTTTGACGCGAAGAAGGTCAGTGAATTCGGCGGCACCCAGCCGATGAAGCGTCCGGGACAGCCCGAAGAGCTGGCACCGGCTTATGTGTATCTGGCTTCAGACGATTCCTCCTATGTGAGCGGTCAGGTCATGCATGTCAATGGCGGCGAGATCGTTAACGGCTGA
- a CDS encoding thiamine phosphate synthase has protein sequence MLKEIHLISDGRLNPEQLAGLAAAVHDMVDYIHLREKAMSARELLAAAEQLLQAGIPPSKLVINDRIDVALAAGAAGVQLAWHSLPPAGARGIAPGLRLGRSVHSPEEAAQAGRQGADFCLYGHVFPTACKPGQRERGLEQLAAAVRSSSIPLIAIGGITPGNAGAVLSKGAAGIAVMSGICGAPDPAAAAEAYRASVQAAASAMS, from the coding sequence GTGCTGAAAGAAATCCATTTAATCTCGGATGGGAGGCTAAATCCGGAGCAGCTTGCCGGACTGGCTGCTGCTGTACATGACATGGTGGATTATATCCATCTCCGGGAAAAAGCCATGTCCGCACGGGAACTTCTGGCTGCCGCTGAGCAGTTGCTTCAAGCAGGGATTCCGCCCTCTAAGCTGGTCATTAATGACCGGATAGATGTGGCTTTGGCGGCCGGGGCGGCCGGCGTCCAATTGGCTTGGCACAGCCTGCCGCCTGCCGGAGCACGCGGTATTGCACCGGGTCTGCGGCTGGGCAGATCGGTGCACTCCCCGGAGGAAGCGGCACAGGCCGGGCGGCAGGGAGCGGATTTCTGTCTGTATGGACATGTATTCCCTACTGCCTGCAAGCCCGGACAGCGGGAACGGGGCCTGGAGCAGCTGGCAGCCGCCGTCCGCTCCAGCAGCATCCCGCTGATTGCTATTGGAGGCATCACACCGGGGAATGCCGGAGCCGTTCTGTCGAAGGGCGCTGCCGGAATTGCTGTAATGTCCGGGATATGCGGTGCGCCCGACCCTGCTGCTGCCGCTGAGGCCTACAGAGCATCCGTTCAGGCTGCAGCGTCTGCGATGTCCTGA
- the thiS gene encoding sulfur carrier protein ThiS has product MNLTVNGRTGMYDESCRTLADLLARPEWTGKLVIVELNGEITGRDVYGDTLLNEGDRVELVHFVGGG; this is encoded by the coding sequence ATGAATTTGACCGTTAACGGACGGACAGGAATGTATGATGAGAGCTGCCGGACGCTGGCTGATCTTCTGGCCCGGCCTGAGTGGACAGGAAAGCTGGTTATTGTGGAGCTGAATGGTGAGATTACCGGCAGAGACGTTTATGGAGATACATTGCTGAATGAAGGCGACCGCGTGGAGCTGGTTCATTTTGTTGGCGGAGGCTAG
- a CDS encoding thiazole synthase codes for MQDPLVIGGVTLTSRLFIGTGKYSRNTLIPEVIARSGSQVITVALRRVDPESKDNIVTHIPSHMTLLPNTSGARTAEEAVRIARLAKSAGLGNWVKIEVINDQKYLLPDNTETIRATEILAAEGFVVLPYMSPDLSAALRLKAAGAAAVMPLGAPIGSNRGLQTKELIRILIAETGLPIIVDAGIGRPSEAAEAMEMGASAVLLNTAIATARDPLLMAEAFREAVSAGRNAFLAGLGPVEETAAASSPLTGFLA; via the coding sequence ATGCAAGATCCTTTGGTTATCGGAGGAGTTACTTTAACGAGCAGACTGTTCATCGGGACCGGCAAATACAGCCGCAATACCCTTATTCCCGAGGTGATTGCGCGCTCGGGTTCACAGGTCATTACGGTTGCCCTGCGCCGGGTAGATCCGGAGAGCAAGGACAATATTGTCACTCATATTCCTTCCCATATGACTCTGCTGCCCAATACCTCCGGTGCACGCACCGCAGAAGAAGCGGTACGTATTGCCAGGCTGGCGAAGTCGGCGGGACTGGGCAATTGGGTGAAGATCGAGGTTATCAATGATCAGAAATATTTGCTGCCTGATAATACCGAGACGATCAGAGCTACTGAAATCTTAGCCGCAGAGGGTTTCGTTGTTCTGCCTTATATGAGTCCTGACCTGTCGGCCGCACTCCGGCTGAAGGCGGCCGGGGCTGCAGCGGTTATGCCGCTGGGAGCGCCGATCGGCTCTAACCGCGGATTGCAGACCAAGGAGCTGATCCGGATTCTGATAGCAGAAACGGGTCTGCCCATAATCGTGGATGCCGGTATCGGCAGACCCTCCGAGGCTGCTGAGGCGATGGAAATGGGCGCATCCGCTGTGCTGCTGAACACGGCAATTGCCACCGCCCGGGACCCGCTTCTGATGGCGGAGGCGTTCCGGGAAGCGGTGTCGGCGGGGCGGAACGCCTTTCTGGCCGGGCTGGGGCCTGTGGAAGAGACGGCTGCAGCTTCTTCGCCGCTGACCGGATTTCTCGCCTGA
- the thiH gene encoding 2-iminoacetate synthase ThiH, protein MSFYDTLTRLEQLPYGRVWKQYTALDVKRALRLEQLDEDGLMALLSPAAEPYLEEMAQKAHRLTRTQFGHVMQLFTPMYLADFCVNHCTYCSFSSIYDFPRKKLTLDEVRREAEAIAATGLRHILILTGESRNESPASYVKDCVKVLRSYFSSVSIEVNPLTTEEYADLRQAGVDGLTLYQEVYHQETYRQLHVKGPKRVYRNRLDAPERGCLAGFRSVNIGALLGMYEWRQEALATALHARYLQDKYPECEIGLSIPRFRPYLGDFNPASDVTDRALVQIILAYRLFLPRSGISLSTREPAALRDHLVHLGITKMSAGVSTEVGGHTLEGGTPQFEISDSRNVDEIIEMLEAKGLQPVFKDWDILDDSLAMP, encoded by the coding sequence ATGAGCTTTTATGATACGCTGACCCGGCTGGAACAGCTGCCTTACGGGAGGGTATGGAAACAGTATACTGCGCTCGATGTGAAGCGGGCGCTTCGCCTGGAGCAACTGGACGAGGACGGGCTGATGGCCCTGCTGTCTCCGGCAGCAGAGCCATACCTGGAGGAGATGGCGCAGAAGGCGCATAGATTGACGCGTACGCAATTCGGTCATGTGATGCAGCTGTTTACACCGATGTATCTGGCTGATTTCTGCGTCAATCATTGTACTTACTGCAGCTTTAGCTCCATTTATGATTTTCCGCGCAAAAAACTGACGCTGGATGAGGTCCGGCGGGAAGCGGAAGCTATCGCAGCCACAGGGCTGCGCCACATTCTGATTCTGACCGGAGAATCCCGGAATGAAAGTCCGGCCAGTTATGTGAAAGACTGCGTGAAGGTGCTCCGCAGCTATTTCTCTTCAGTCAGCATTGAAGTGAATCCGCTCACTACGGAAGAATACGCTGACCTTAGACAGGCGGGAGTAGACGGCCTGACGCTGTATCAGGAGGTCTATCATCAGGAGACCTACCGCCAGCTGCATGTGAAAGGCCCAAAGCGGGTGTACCGCAACCGTCTGGATGCGCCCGAGCGCGGCTGCCTTGCCGGATTCCGCTCCGTAAATATCGGAGCCCTGCTGGGCATGTACGAATGGCGTCAGGAAGCGCTTGCGACTGCACTGCACGCCAGGTATTTGCAGGACAAGTATCCGGAGTGTGAAATCGGTTTGTCCATTCCCCGTTTTCGGCCGTACCTCGGTGATTTTAATCCTGCAAGTGATGTAACCGACCGTGCGCTGGTGCAGATCATTCTGGCGTACCGTCTGTTTCTGCCGCGTTCCGGGATTTCACTGTCCACGCGGGAGCCGGCAGCGCTGCGCGATCATCTGGTTCATCTCGGGATCACGAAGATGTCTGCCGGGGTATCCACCGAGGTAGGCGGACATACGCTGGAGGGTGGAACCCCGCAGTTTGAAATATCAGACAGCCGAAACGTGGATGAGATCATTGAGATGCTGGAGGCAAAGGGGCTGCAGCCGGTGTTCAAGGACTGGGACATCCTGGATGATTCGCTAGCCATGCCTTAA
- the yfbR gene encoding 5'-deoxynucleotidase, with protein sequence MNYHFSAYLYRLQYIQRWSLMRSTTPENVAQHSFQVALLAHMLCTIGNVHFGRSLNADRASAMALFHDATEVFTGDIATPVKHNNPRLLSSFRDMERAAAERLSAMIPPELSAVYAPLLQPQDSPPGSEDAGLLRYVKAADVLDAYLKCVWETAAGNREFAAAREQTAAKLHGLAMPEMEYFLTHMAPGFELSLDELSSSMSPETPAD encoded by the coding sequence TTGAACTACCATTTCTCTGCCTATCTCTACCGGCTGCAATATATCCAGCGCTGGAGCCTCATGCGCAGCACCACCCCGGAGAACGTGGCGCAGCATTCGTTCCAGGTCGCCCTGCTGGCGCACATGCTGTGCACCATCGGCAATGTCCACTTCGGCCGGTCGCTGAACGCCGACCGTGCATCCGCGATGGCGTTGTTTCACGACGCCACCGAGGTCTTCACCGGCGACATCGCTACGCCGGTGAAGCATAACAACCCGCGGCTGCTGTCCAGCTTCCGCGACATGGAGCGGGCCGCCGCCGAGCGCCTGTCGGCGATGATCCCGCCGGAGCTGAGCGCAGTCTATGCGCCGCTCCTGCAGCCCCAGGACAGCCCGCCCGGCTCCGAGGATGCCGGACTGCTCCGCTACGTCAAGGCGGCGGATGTGCTCGACGCATACCTGAAATGCGTCTGGGAAACCGCCGCAGGCAACCGCGAATTCGCAGCAGCCCGGGAGCAGACGGCCGCGAAGCTGCATGGGCTTGCGATGCCGGAGATGGAGTATTTCCTTACCCATATGGCTCCGGGCTTCGAGCTGTCGCTGGACGAGCTGTCTTCAAGCATGAGTCCGGAGACCCCCGCCGACTAG